Proteins encoded by one window of Mariniplasma anaerobium:
- the ald gene encoding alanine dehydrogenase: MIIGTVKEIKNLEFRVGLTPGSVKEYVSHGHEVYVEKGAGINSGFPDQEYVDAGATILKTADEVWKKVEMLIKVKEPLEPEFKFLREGLILYTYLHLAANEDLTYALLKAKTQSIAYETIEEDGTLPCLKPMSEVAGRLSAIQGAKFLEKPFGGSGILISGVPGVERAKATIVGAGVVGENALKMLVGMGADVTILDINLRKLTYLDDIYSNTIQTLYSSKENLELAIKRADLVIGAVLLPGAKAPKLIKRAYYKDMKPGSVIVDVAIDQGGSTEVSKPTYHDNPIYEVDGIIHYTVANMPGAVPMTSTKALTNATLPYGLMIADLGLDMALNRSRALKLGINVYNGEITCPGVAEAFNLPYLKL, encoded by the coding sequence ATGATAATTGGGACTGTCAAAGAGATTAAAAACTTAGAGTTTAGAGTTGGATTAACACCAGGTAGTGTTAAAGAGTATGTTTCACATGGACATGAAGTTTATGTTGAAAAAGGTGCAGGTATAAATTCTGGATTCCCGGATCAAGAATATGTGGACGCAGGAGCAACTATTTTAAAAACTGCTGATGAAGTTTGGAAAAAAGTTGAAATGCTTATTAAAGTTAAAGAACCCCTTGAACCAGAATTTAAGTTCTTACGTGAAGGATTAATTTTATATACATATCTACATCTTGCGGCAAATGAAGATCTAACATATGCACTTTTAAAAGCGAAAACACAATCCATTGCATATGAAACGATTGAAGAAGATGGCACACTTCCTTGTTTGAAACCAATGAGTGAAGTTGCTGGTAGACTTAGTGCAATTCAAGGCGCTAAATTCTTAGAAAAACCATTTGGTGGTAGTGGAATCTTAATCTCTGGTGTACCAGGTGTTGAAAGAGCAAAAGCTACTATCGTAGGTGCTGGTGTTGTAGGTGAAAATGCACTTAAAATGTTAGTTGGTATGGGTGCTGATGTAACCATACTAGATATCAATTTAAGAAAACTTACATACTTAGATGATATTTATTCAAATACAATTCAAACACTTTACAGTTCAAAAGAAAATTTAGAACTTGCAATTAAAAGAGCTGATTTAGTCATCGGAGCAGTATTACTTCCAGGGGCTAAAGCACCTAAATTAATTAAACGTGCTTATTATAAAGATATGAAACCAGGTAGTGTGATTGTCGATGTCGCTATTGACCAAGGTGGATCAACAGAAGTAAGTAAACCAACATATCATGATAATCCAATATATGAAGTTGATGGCATTATTCATTATACAGTGGCTAATATGCCAGGTGCAGTACCAATGACATCTACAAAGGCATTAACTAACGCAACGCTTCCATACGGGCTAATGATTGCAGATCTTGGACTTGATATGGCACTGAATCGTTCAAGAGCTTTAAAGTTAGGTATAAACGTCTATAATGGTGAAATTACGTGTCCTGGAGTAGCAGAAGCATTTAATTTACCTTATCTAAAATTATAA
- a CDS encoding YwaF family protein has product MSILELLSKTMKEPIPFGSLSDGWFHYLSLIFVIFCTYIFTRYLKHKNQKQIQKYLLIFAIILITFEIYKQVIYSYSNAWHYRWYAFPFQFCSIPMYVALITGLTKKKAVYEAGISFLATYGLFAGLAVMLHPGDVFVDTIGINIQTMIHHGGIAIVGFSLLFSKQVSYKINTLIKASVVFSIVVLIAILLNAIFNTWINDGTFNMFFINPKFTSNIPILFDIQPHVNAVVFNLIYYFGFTLVALIVFKINTSFIYIYEKKKPLKEQQLQKSKA; this is encoded by the coding sequence ATGAGCATACTTGAATTATTATCAAAAACAATGAAAGAACCCATCCCATTTGGGTCATTATCAGATGGATGGTTTCACTATCTTTCTTTAATATTTGTGATTTTTTGCACGTATATATTCACAAGATATTTAAAGCATAAAAATCAAAAACAAATACAAAAATACCTTTTAATTTTTGCAATCATATTAATAACATTTGAAATCTATAAGCAAGTGATATATTCATATAGTAATGCGTGGCATTACAGATGGTATGCTTTTCCATTTCAATTTTGTTCTATTCCTATGTATGTAGCTTTAATAACGGGTTTAACTAAAAAGAAAGCAGTATATGAAGCAGGAATATCATTTCTTGCAACATATGGCCTATTTGCAGGATTAGCAGTTATGCTCCACCCAGGTGATGTGTTTGTAGATACAATAGGTATAAACATACAAACCATGATACATCATGGAGGTATTGCTATAGTTGGATTTAGTTTGCTTTTTTCTAAACAAGTCTCTTATAAGATAAATACTTTAATAAAAGCATCCGTTGTGTTTTCTATTGTAGTTTTAATCGCAATTCTTTTAAACGCAATATTTAATACATGGATAAATGATGGCACCTTTAATATGTTTTTTATTAATCCTAAATTTACCAGTAACATTCCGATACTTTTTGATATTCAGCCACATGTAAATGCAGTTGTATTTAATTTGATCTATTATTTTGGATTTACTCTAGTAGCTTTAATTGTATTCAAAATAAATACGAGTTTCATATATATCTATGAAAAGAAAAAACCATTAAAAGAGCAACAACTTCAAAAATCAAAAGCATAA
- a CDS encoding NUDIX domain-containing protein, whose product MKKEKSCGCIIYKYSQNKRLFLLIHQKHGDYIGFPKGHVELNENEIETALREVKEETNLDVFIFDDINATDKYMIDGKIDKEVVYFLATPTSSILSKQDKEIAKLLWVEENQIINHLSYQHGKDVFLNIIKQFQTHVEYQLDINLVSYLYETILPIYKQFDKAHQNDHVHQVLKTSLEIASTIMNIRLDLVYVIAFYHDIGNLYGRDFHHITGGKYLEEDDMINKYFAKSDIKIMKEAIEDHRASHEQEPRSIYGKIIAEADRDIIPEIIISRTVLFGLSHYPNISKEEHIKRSYDHLQEKYGRNGYLKLWLDSKKNVEGLKRLRDLLDDEIRIKQIIIKDYEKYTKNTKKAC is encoded by the coding sequence GTGAAAAAAGAAAAATCATGCGGTTGTATTATATATAAATATAGCCAAAATAAGAGGTTGTTTTTATTGATTCATCAAAAACATGGCGATTATATTGGTTTTCCAAAAGGTCATGTAGAATTAAATGAAAACGAAATAGAAACAGCATTAAGAGAAGTTAAAGAAGAAACTAATCTTGACGTTTTTATTTTTGATGATATTAATGCTACTGATAAGTATATGATTGATGGAAAAATAGATAAAGAAGTTGTTTATTTTTTAGCAACTCCTACTTCATCTATATTAAGTAAACAAGACAAAGAAATAGCTAAATTATTATGGGTTGAAGAAAATCAAATTATAAATCATCTTTCGTATCAACATGGTAAGGATGTATTTTTAAATATAATTAAACAATTTCAAACTCATGTAGAATATCAACTTGATATTAATTTAGTTAGTTACTTATATGAGACAATTCTTCCAATATATAAGCAATTTGATAAAGCTCATCAAAACGACCATGTTCACCAAGTTTTAAAAACATCATTAGAAATTGCTTCAACTATTATGAACATAAGACTAGATTTAGTTTATGTTATCGCTTTTTATCACGATATAGGAAATTTGTATGGTAGAGATTTTCATCATATAACAGGTGGTAAATATTTAGAAGAAGATGACATGATAAATAAATACTTTGCTAAATCAGATATAAAAATCATGAAAGAAGCTATAGAAGATCACCGTGCTTCACATGAACAGGAACCTAGATCAATTTACGGTAAAATCATTGCTGAAGCTGACAGAGATATTATTCCAGAAATTATTATTTCAAGAACTGTTTTATTTGGTTTATCTCATTATCCAAACATTTCAAAAGAAGAACATATAAAAAGATCATATGATCATCTACAAGAAAAATATGGAAGAAATGGTTATCTAAAACTATGGCTTGATTCAAAGAAAAATGTTGAAGGATTAAAGAGATTAAGAGATTTATTGGATGATGAAATAAGAATCAAGCAAATAATCATAAAAGATTATGAAAAATATACAAAAAATACAAAAAAAGCATGCTAA
- the recD2 gene encoding SF1B family DNA helicase RecD2 — translation MDKVIGKIKNYVFHNEENSYSIARLITLDDQLVTIVGYFPKISEDVIYEFMGTWVKHQTYGEQLKVESFKKTEKQSANGLISYLSSSFFTGIGPKTAEKMVETFGLDVIQKVQDNPAILKEIGLKKIRIVKFHQQLIENQTNEHILVRLYSYNLSGRLAMKLLNKYQSLTIDKLEENPYRLIDDIDGIGFIKADEIAHKLGIEAHDIRRIKAAILYALEHIAYQNGDLYLTLEQLTKETIGVLQTDIDLDEGIKTLLEENRIIIEENRYYLTMSYFTETKLAEKITKLNDKSEFNVDLNYVKTLIDRIEMTKDIDYTDIQKEAISTALTHKLSIITGGPGTGKTTIIDGLLEVYKIYNKLNFDHPDIYEKIACLAPTGRAAKRMSELLHVKTSTIHRHLGYNYDGMFSYDESHLLPQDLIIVDESSMIDIFLASRLFEAIKDQAQIIIVGDVDQLPSVGPGQVLSDLIESNQIKVVKLDQIHRQAKDSHIISLASSVNHQNLSYDDLQSGNDVYLYHADQQKIQNTIINQVQGALDKGYSMIDDIQILVPMYKGELGIDRFNQILQDKFNVHKTKSITFKDKTYYEGDKVIQLVNDPKRFIMNGDIGIIKSIEVNSDNEKFLVVTFDDNEVLYERADLDELNLAYAISIHKSQGSEYKIVMIPMVRNYIHMLKKELIYTAITRAKQYLILLGDMKLLIYAANHLSNKRQTTLALRLNSDTQVEEIDKDNISPYDFM, via the coding sequence ATGGACAAAGTCATTGGTAAGATCAAAAATTATGTTTTTCATAATGAAGAAAATAGTTATTCAATAGCTCGTTTAATTACTTTAGATGATCAATTAGTTACAATCGTTGGATATTTTCCTAAAATTAGTGAAGATGTCATCTATGAGTTCATGGGAACTTGGGTTAAACATCAAACTTATGGAGAACAATTAAAAGTTGAATCATTTAAAAAAACTGAAAAGCAATCAGCAAACGGCTTGATTAGTTATTTATCAAGTTCTTTTTTTACGGGTATTGGACCAAAGACAGCAGAAAAAATGGTTGAGACTTTTGGCTTAGACGTTATTCAAAAAGTGCAAGACAATCCAGCTATATTAAAAGAAATAGGTCTTAAAAAAATAAGAATCGTTAAATTTCATCAACAACTTATAGAAAATCAAACCAATGAACATATTTTAGTTCGTCTATATAGTTATAATTTATCTGGAAGACTCGCAATGAAATTATTAAATAAATATCAATCACTGACAATTGATAAATTAGAAGAAAATCCTTATCGTTTAATTGATGATATTGATGGAATTGGATTTATTAAAGCAGATGAGATTGCGCATAAATTAGGAATTGAAGCACACGATATCAGAAGAATTAAAGCGGCAATTCTTTATGCATTAGAGCATATTGCATATCAGAATGGTGATTTATATTTAACATTAGAACAATTAACAAAAGAAACTATTGGTGTTTTACAAACTGATATTGATCTTGATGAAGGTATAAAAACTTTATTAGAAGAAAATAGAATCATCATAGAAGAAAATCGCTATTATTTGACCATGTCTTATTTTACTGAGACTAAACTAGCAGAAAAAATAACAAAATTAAATGACAAATCAGAATTTAATGTTGATTTAAATTATGTTAAAACACTTATCGATAGAATTGAAATGACAAAAGATATCGATTATACAGATATTCAAAAAGAAGCTATATCCACTGCCTTAACACATAAGCTATCTATTATTACAGGTGGTCCTGGTACAGGAAAAACTACGATCATTGACGGCCTATTAGAGGTATACAAAATATATAATAAATTAAATTTCGATCATCCTGATATTTATGAAAAAATTGCTTGTCTTGCACCTACAGGAAGAGCTGCAAAACGCATGAGTGAGCTACTTCACGTTAAAACATCAACCATCCATAGACACCTAGGTTATAATTATGATGGCATGTTTTCATATGATGAATCTCATTTGTTACCTCAAGATTTAATTATAGTAGATGAGTCATCAATGATTGATATTTTTCTTGCTAGCAGATTATTTGAAGCGATAAAAGATCAAGCACAAATCATTATTGTTGGTGATGTTGATCAATTACCTTCAGTTGGTCCTGGTCAAGTATTATCAGATCTAATTGAGTCCAATCAAATAAAAGTTGTTAAATTAGATCAAATCCATAGACAAGCTAAAGATTCTCATATTATTTCTTTGGCAAGTTCAGTCAATCATCAAAATCTATCATATGATGATCTTCAAAGTGGTAATGATGTTTATTTATATCATGCAGATCAACAAAAAATACAAAATACAATTATCAATCAAGTTCAAGGAGCTCTTGACAAAGGATATTCAATGATTGATGATATTCAAATATTAGTTCCAATGTATAAAGGTGAACTTGGTATAGATCGATTTAATCAAATTTTGCAAGATAAATTTAATGTACATAAAACTAAAAGCATTACATTTAAAGATAAAACATATTATGAAGGCGATAAAGTCATTCAACTAGTCAATGATCCTAAGAGATTTATTATGAACGGTGATATCGGGATTATTAAATCCATTGAAGTAAATAGTGACAACGAAAAATTCTTAGTTGTTACATTTGATGATAATGAAGTGCTTTATGAACGTGCAGATTTAGATGAACTGAATCTAGCATATGCTATTTCAATTCATAAGTCTCAAGGTAGTGAATATAAGATAGTTATGATTCCTATGGTTAGAAATTATATTCATATGTTAAAAAAAGAATTAATATATACAGCAATCACAAGAGCTAAACAATATTTAATTTTATTAGGTGATATGAAATTGTTAATTTATGCGGCAAATCATTTATCTAATAAGCGACAAACTACATTAGCACTTAGACTAAATAGTGATACTCAAGTAGAAGAAATTGACAAAGACAATATATCTCCTTACGATTTCATGTAA
- a CDS encoding glucose-1-phosphate adenylyltransferase, which translates to METLTLILAGGKGSRLDILSERRSKPAMPFAGKFRIIDFALSNCTQSNLYDIGILTQYLPLSLNEHIGGGKAWDLDRRDSSVTLLQPHNYWYLGTADAVLKNLEFIQRRTPKYVLILSGDHIYKMDYRKMIAFHKENNASLTIATQPVDPSEVKRFGIMSIDETDEIIKFEEKPKTSDSNLASMGIYLFDYELLERVLLNIKRDDLDFGKHIIPYLIETTKHEVYAYQFKDYWMDVGTYDSYWETNLQMTKDFTALDLYDPTWKVFTKSEDLPPVKVGSDAKIETSLVSNGSVIEGTVINSVISPGVRVGKGSVVKDSIILNNVIIGNNVTIQKSIIDKRVVIGRDSYIGYGDDFTANIEKPDLLSSGITVIEKRTIIPEETTIGRNCRVFKSHVFENKKIKSGETLR; encoded by the coding sequence ATGGAAACTTTAACTTTAATACTTGCAGGCGGCAAAGGATCTAGACTAGATATTTTATCAGAAAGACGATCAAAACCAGCGATGCCTTTTGCTGGTAAATTTAGAATTATTGACTTTGCTCTATCAAATTGTACTCAATCAAATTTATATGATATAGGCATCTTGACTCAATACTTACCACTTTCACTAAATGAACATATTGGTGGTGGAAAAGCTTGGGATTTAGATAGAAGAGATTCTTCAGTTACTTTATTACAACCTCATAATTACTGGTATTTAGGTACTGCTGATGCTGTTTTAAAAAATTTAGAGTTTATACAAAGAAGAACTCCAAAGTATGTACTTATTCTTTCAGGTGATCACATCTATAAGATGGATTATAGAAAAATGATAGCTTTCCATAAGGAAAACAATGCAAGCTTAACCATTGCAACTCAACCTGTAGACCCAAGTGAAGTTAAGCGTTTTGGAATTATGTCAATTGATGAAACTGATGAAATAATTAAATTTGAAGAAAAACCTAAAACTTCTGATTCTAATTTAGCATCAATGGGTATTTATTTATTCGATTACGAACTTTTAGAAAGAGTTTTACTAAATATTAAACGTGATGATTTAGACTTTGGAAAACACATCATCCCTTATCTTATAGAAACCACTAAACATGAAGTATATGCTTATCAATTTAAAGATTATTGGATGGATGTAGGCACATACGATTCTTATTGGGAAACAAATCTCCAAATGACTAAAGATTTTACTGCACTTGATTTATATGATCCAACCTGGAAAGTCTTTACAAAAAGTGAAGATTTACCTCCAGTAAAAGTGGGTAGTGATGCTAAAATTGAAACATCACTGGTTTCTAATGGTTCTGTTATTGAAGGTACAGTTATTAATTCAGTTATTAGTCCTGGTGTTAGAGTTGGAAAAGGTAGCGTTGTGAAAGACAGCATAATCTTAAATAATGTAATCATTGGAAACAATGTAACCATTCAAAAGAGTATCATTGATAAAAGAGTCGTTATAGGAAGAGATTCTTATATAGGCTATGGAGATGATTTTACAGCTAATATTGAAAAACCAGATTTATTATCTTCTGGTATTACAGTTATTGAAAAAAGAACGATTATACCTGAAGAAACTACCATTGGTAGAAATTGTAGAGTTTTTAAATCTCATGTATTTGAGAATAAAAAAATTAAAAGTGGTGAAACACTTAGATAG
- a CDS encoding lysophospholipid acyltransferase family protein, with amino-acid sequence MSIKVEVARLGVKILFHLQYKLKFTYTDFDKRRKEPFFLISNHASLHDPLYVAMNIKKYPYPVTSNILYTNKLMKFGLNKIIKSIPKRKGQSDIQTIRLILNAFNKDKNSIMIFPEGNSSFFGEQTPTDYMSTAKIVKKISHDLVVAKIDGGYFAKPRWGKRRGRPEFHVHYYTLLTKAQIDQMELNELSETIKDALQYNDYEWNKKMQIKYRFPKKAIGLEQYIYVCPKCESIQTLHTHKNDIYCDKCGHLAHINEYHLLEGLSFDNLIEWDHIQKRVLKSQEKNRVYESSGKFYQIELSKGGRKKIGQVKAFLDDKQLILSNKYIQKPFDVEKINGLVLTQKNILSFDYEDNTYMIKMKDPMLFLDTINLHKGDI; translated from the coding sequence ATGAGCATAAAAGTAGAGGTTGCAAGACTAGGAGTGAAAATACTTTTTCACTTACAATACAAATTAAAATTCACATATACAGACTTTGATAAACGCAGAAAAGAACCATTTTTTTTAATTTCAAACCATGCATCACTTCATGATCCCTTATATGTTGCTATGAATATTAAAAAATATCCATATCCAGTAACTAGTAACATTTTATACACAAATAAGCTCATGAAATTTGGTTTAAATAAAATCATTAAATCTATTCCTAAAAGAAAAGGTCAATCAGATATTCAAACCATTCGACTTATTTTAAATGCATTTAACAAAGATAAGAACAGTATTATGATTTTCCCTGAAGGCAACTCATCGTTTTTTGGTGAACAAACGCCTACAGATTACATGAGTACAGCTAAGATTGTTAAAAAAATAAGCCATGACTTGGTAGTTGCTAAAATAGATGGTGGTTATTTTGCAAAACCAAGATGGGGCAAAAGAAGAGGAAGACCAGAGTTTCATGTGCACTACTATACTTTATTAACAAAAGCTCAAATTGATCAAATGGAACTAAACGAACTTTCAGAAACCATAAAAGATGCACTTCAGTATAATGATTATGAGTGGAATAAAAAAATGCAGATAAAGTATCGTTTTCCTAAAAAAGCCATTGGATTAGAACAATATATTTATGTTTGTCCTAAATGTGAAAGTATTCAAACATTACACACACATAAAAACGATATATATTGTGATAAATGCGGGCATTTGGCACACATTAATGAATATCATTTATTAGAAGGATTAAGTTTTGATAATTTGATTGAATGGGATCATATTCAAAAGAGAGTTTTAAAGTCTCAAGAGAAGAATAGGGTATATGAATCAAGTGGAAAGTTTTATCAAATAGAGTTATCTAAGGGTGGCAGAAAGAAAATTGGCCAAGTAAAAGCTTTTTTAGATGATAAACAATTAATTTTATCAAACAAATACATACAAAAACCATTTGATGTTGAAAAAATTAATGGATTAGTATTAACTCAAAAAAATATATTATCATTTGATTATGAAGATAATACATATATGATCAAAATGAAAGATCCAATGTTGTTTTTGGACACTATAAATTTACATAAAGGAGACATTTAA
- a CDS encoding glycogen synthase translates to MKILFASSEVFPFSKTGGLADMALFLPKSLKKIGHEVTVITPYYKNISKHHKDMTYKGTKTITMGGIETIVHFYELIYQEMSFIFVQNMHYFERDHLYGYNDDAERFSCFSYSILEAIELLDFYPNLLHLNDWQTGMVPYLLDEHYRQINDGYFSIHTLLTIHNLEYQGSFDPYVARFFNTDFNYTYIHFDRVNFLKAGIERATKINTVSPTYRNEILSQEFGFTLDGALNFRKDDLVGILNGIDNEVFNPKTDHLIEYNYDKRNFFSMKQKNKEHILNHFNLDVDINKPLVTYVGRLATQKGINLFTEVLEEVIAYTDARFILMGSGNDSYESFFKYLSFKFPKRVSNFIGFNEELAHKLYASSDLFMMPSRFEPCGLGQLIAMRYGALPIVRETGGLKDTVEPYNKYTDTGTGFTFRNYDGYELKEKLFESIQLYKDNLPIFKKLMKQAMDKDYSLKQMALSYENLYQIILGV, encoded by the coding sequence ATGAAGATTTTATTCGCCAGTTCAGAAGTATTCCCATTCAGCAAAACTGGTGGTTTAGCTGATATGGCTTTATTTTTACCTAAATCACTTAAAAAAATTGGTCATGAAGTGACTGTCATAACGCCTTATTATAAAAATATCTCAAAACATCACAAAGATATGACTTATAAAGGTACAAAAACTATTACAATGGGTGGTATTGAAACCATTGTTCATTTTTATGAACTTATTTATCAAGAAATGAGTTTTATTTTTGTTCAGAACATGCATTATTTTGAACGTGATCATCTATATGGATATAATGATGATGCTGAACGCTTCTCTTGTTTTAGTTACTCTATACTAGAAGCTATTGAATTATTAGACTTCTATCCTAATCTTCTACACTTAAATGATTGGCAAACAGGTATGGTTCCCTATTTATTAGATGAACACTATAGACAAATTAATGATGGCTATTTTTCAATACATACTTTGCTTACAATTCACAATTTAGAATATCAAGGTTCTTTTGATCCATATGTAGCAAGATTTTTTAATACTGATTTTAACTATACATATATTCACTTTGATCGTGTTAACTTTTTAAAAGCAGGGATAGAAAGAGCTACTAAAATCAACACAGTATCTCCAACATATAGAAATGAAATCTTGTCACAGGAATTCGGGTTCACTTTAGATGGTGCACTTAATTTTAGAAAAGATGATTTAGTTGGAATTCTAAATGGAATAGATAATGAAGTTTTTAATCCAAAAACAGATCATTTAATTGAGTACAATTATGATAAGCGCAATTTCTTTTCTATGAAACAAAAAAATAAAGAACATATATTAAATCATTTTAATTTAGATGTTGATATCAATAAACCTTTGGTAACTTATGTTGGTAGACTTGCAACTCAAAAAGGAATTAATCTATTCACTGAAGTTTTAGAGGAAGTTATTGCATATACAGATGCAAGATTTATCTTAATGGGTTCAGGAAATGATTCTTATGAAAGTTTCTTTAAATACCTATCTTTTAAATTTCCTAAACGTGTCTCAAACTTTATAGGCTTTAATGAAGAACTTGCTCATAAATTATACGCTTCTAGCGATTTATTTATGATGCCAAGTAGATTTGAACCTTGTGGCTTAGGTCAATTGATTGCAATGCGCTATGGTGCGCTACCTATCGTAAGAGAAACTGGTGGACTAAAAGATACCGTAGAGCCTTATAATAAATATACAGATACAGGCACTGGATTCACATTTAGAAATTATGACGGTTATGAATTAAAAGAAAAACTATTTGAGAGTATTCAATTATACAAAGACAACTTACCTATTTTTAAAAAACTAATGAAACAAGCAATGGACAAAGACTATAGCCTAAAACAAATGGCTTTATCATATGAAAATTTATATCAAATCATACTAGGAGTGTAA
- the mnmA gene encoding tRNA 2-thiouridine(34) synthase MnmA, whose product MNKNKKVIIGLSGGVDSSVAAYLLLKDGYDVEAVFMRNWDSATNSDLKGNPTRYDEVCEQEKDYQDALEVANKLGIKLHKVDFIDDYWDRVFTYFLDEYKKNRTPNPDVLCNNEIKFKAFVDYVKKFDADYIAMGHYAQVDLSGDYPKLIRAYDDNKDQTYFLSQLREDQLKNVIFPIGDIDKKEVRRIALEQNLATAKKKDSTGICFIGERHFNEFLSNYLPAMPGEMKKLDGTYMKNHQGLMNYTIGQRKGLGIGGTKEDSGAWYVVGKDLTTNTLYVEPDFNHPHLFSDEAIITDVIWRGPKISGKMTAKFRYRQKDHDVEVTWIDEHTINVKYPQKVRAVTPGQVCAFYQKEVCVGSGFISEVFMDKKKRLYS is encoded by the coding sequence ATGAATAAAAATAAGAAAGTTATAATTGGATTAAGCGGAGGCGTAGATAGCAGTGTAGCTGCATATTTACTCTTAAAAGACGGCTATGATGTAGAAGCCGTTTTTATGCGTAATTGGGACAGTGCAACCAATAGTGATTTAAAAGGAAATCCAACAAGATATGATGAAGTTTGTGAACAAGAAAAAGATTATCAAGATGCATTAGAAGTTGCTAATAAATTAGGTATTAAATTGCATAAAGTTGATTTCATTGATGATTATTGGGATAGAGTATTCACGTATTTTTTAGATGAATATAAAAAAAATAGAACACCAAATCCAGATGTTTTATGTAATAATGAAATTAAGTTTAAGGCATTTGTTGATTACGTTAAAAAATTTGATGCAGATTATATTGCAATGGGTCATTATGCACAAGTAGATCTTAGTGGTGATTATCCTAAACTGATAAGAGCTTATGATGATAACAAAGATCAAACATATTTCTTATCACAATTAAGAGAAGATCAATTAAAAAATGTTATATTTCCTATAGGTGATATTGATAAAAAAGAAGTTAGAAGAATTGCACTTGAGCAAAATCTAGCAACTGCTAAGAAAAAAGATTCTACAGGTATCTGTTTTATTGGAGAAAGACATTTTAATGAATTTTTAAGTAATTATTTGCCAGCAATGCCTGGTGAAATGAAAAAACTTGATGGTACATATATGAAAAATCATCAAGGTCTTATGAATTATACGATTGGTCAAAGAAAGGGATTAGGCATTGGTGGAACTAAAGAAGATAGTGGAGCTTGGTATGTTGTAGGTAAAGACTTAACAACAAACACATTATATGTCGAACCTGATTTCAATCATCCACATTTATTTAGTGATGAAGCAATCATTACAGATGTCATTTGGCGTGGTCCCAAAATAAGTGGTAAGATGACTGCTAAATTTAGATATCGTCAAAAAGATCACGATGTAGAAGTCACTTGGATTGATGAACATACGATTAATGTTAAATATCCTCAAAAAGTTCGAGCAGTCACACCAGGTCAAGTGTGTGCGTTTTATCAAAAAGAAGTATGTGTAGGCTCTGGTTTTATATCAGAAGTCTTTATGGATAAAAAGAAAAGATTATACAGTTAA